In Podospora pseudocomata strain CBS 415.72m chromosome 4, whole genome shotgun sequence, the genomic stretch TGTATTCAAATGGGCGATCTATGAGACTTCGATTTTCATATCCTCCCCGGCAGCATCCACTAGATCGTCCATGCCGCCAACCTGTGTTGGTCCGCTTGCGCCTTCGGGCGGCATGGCCCAGGCTGGCAGTGGGCTCACATAACTCCAGGACCCATCGGCATCCTCGTACCGGAGACTATGCAGCCACAGAGAGAGCTCCTGGCTGCCTGGATCGGTATACAACGGGGTTTCGCAAACATCACAAAGCTGGCCCGACATCCtttccgccttcttcttgtgaTACACGTCCACCATCTCGTCATAGTACGCCACAGCGTCCGCAACCTGTTCCTTTCCCATCCGTGCCAGGCGGGAAAGAACATCCTCATCGGTATTCAGGGTTGCTTCGGCATCATTGCGCCCCAGGTCGAAGCCCCAAACCTTCTGGTTGGCATAGATTGGATCGTTCTGTACAGGATGACCTAGAAACTGTAGGTGAACCCGAATTTGATGTGTTCTGCCTGTGACGGGCAAGCAGCGGACAATTGAATATCCCTCGGTTTCTCTAGTGAAATGGTCTCCGGGACCGCCTGTCTCTGCCTCATCCGGCGACGGGCTGTTGCTGGAACTaggtttgatgatgggcgaCGGATAGTAAGCAAGGCGCTTGAAGACAGTCTTCGCAGACTTGCCATTAGCTCGGACCCGGTTCAAGCCCAGTTTTGGAGAAATTTGAAGGATCGGCTGGTCGCAGACAACCTCGCCATCAGGAAATCGACCGACCACACGGGCAAGATATTCTTTCCGAACACTGCGTCTGAAGATCTGGGCACTAAGACTTTCGGCAGCTTTGGCCGTCTTGGCAATAAACATGATGCCGCTGGTCAGCCTGTCGAGCCGGTTGCATGGTCGGGGCGCAAAGGTCGGCCCCCTCTCGGCCTTCAtaatctccaccaccgagtTGTAATGGTATCGACCGGCAGGGTGTACTGGCACGCCCGAGGGCTTGTTGATCACGATcatgtcgtcgtcttcgtggATGACCTGCACGGGATCTTGTGTAACGGGAGGCTCGTGCCGATGTGTGGTATGCGAAACCAGGTCGCCGTTCACCATCACATAATCCGGGCTCACGATTTTGCCATTGACCGCGACTTGACCAGACTCCATCGCCGCACGGTAATACTCGACCGATCGCTCGCGAAACTCGCTTTCAAACACTTCAATG encodes the following:
- the RIB2 gene encoding DRAP deaminase (COG:A; EggNog:ENOG503NVMQ): MTASILLPGAPSQPLTAVVAENNKVVESTGAISYTEPSLISQPEHSASLGPPHLYFFKDGLRRVAPYFYTYNTWCKERWRGRKIIEVFESEFRERSVEYYRAAMESGQVAVNGKIVSPDYVMVNGDLVSHTTHRHEPPVTQDPVQVIHEDDDMIVINKPSGVPVHPAGRYHYNSVVEIMKAERGPTFAPRPCNRLDRLTSGIMFIAKTAKAAESLSAQIFRRSVRKEYLARVVGRFPDGEVVCDQPILQISPKLGLNRVRANGKSAKTVFKRLAYYPSPIIKPSSSNSPSPDEAETGGPGDHFTRETEGYSIVRCLPVTGRTHQIRVHLQFLGHPVQNDPIYANQKVWGFDLGRNDAEATLNTDEDVLSRLARMGKEQVADAVAYYDEMVDVYHKKKAERMSGQLCDVCETPLYTDPGSQELSLWLHSLRYEDADGSWSYVSPLPAWAMPPEGASGPTQVGGMDDLVDAAGEDMKIEVS